One genomic window of Xanthobacter dioxanivorans includes the following:
- the pcaC gene encoding 4-carboxymuconolactone decarboxylase produces MATRRAVLGEAHVDAAETGTTALDEGFQTFITEGAWGSVWARPNLTRRERSMITIALLAALGHDEEVAMHVRATRNTGASAEDVAEALMHVAVYAGVPAANRAYKIAKTVYAEARDDTKQQGGNHD; encoded by the coding sequence ATGGCGACGCGCCGCGCGGTGCTTGGGGAGGCCCATGTGGACGCGGCGGAGACGGGCACCACCGCCCTGGACGAGGGCTTCCAGACTTTCATCACCGAGGGAGCCTGGGGTTCGGTGTGGGCCCGGCCGAACCTGACAAGGCGCGAGCGCTCCATGATCACCATCGCCCTCCTCGCCGCCCTTGGCCATGACGAGGAGGTGGCCATGCACGTGCGCGCCACCCGCAACACCGGCGCCAGCGCCGAGGATGTGGCCGAGGCCCTCATGCACGTGGCCGTTTATGCCGGCGTGCCGGCGGCGAACCGCGCCTACAAGATCGCCAAGACCGTCTATGCCGAAGCCCGGGACGATACCAAACAACAGGGAGGAAACCATGATTGA
- the pcaQ gene encoding pca operon transcription factor PcaQ: MVRMIDGRIKLRHIACFLEVAARAGFGRAGVSLHLTQPAVSRAIAELEEILGVCLFERGRGGAALTQQGEAFRAHAGTAYAELQRGIDTLRNAGGPAGGAFSIGALPTVAARIMPQAMLRAKALGLAAAVTIDAGPNGWLLDQLKQSRLDLVVGRLAEPQAMLGLAFEHLYSEPIVFVTRPGHPLAIGQSVGMAEIARYTLLVPSKGSIIRPEIDRLFILEGIARVDDAIETVDPSFGRAFTRASDAVWIISHGVVAGDLTEGNLVRVPVTTTISGGPVGLTTRAGVPLSPAGQILVGAIRETARGL, translated from the coding sequence ATGGTGCGGATGATTGACGGGCGCATCAAGCTTCGCCACATCGCTTGCTTCTTGGAAGTGGCTGCCCGCGCGGGCTTCGGCCGGGCGGGCGTATCGCTGCATCTTACCCAGCCTGCGGTGTCGCGTGCCATCGCGGAGCTGGAGGAGATTCTTGGCGTCTGCTTGTTTGAACGCGGGCGCGGCGGTGCCGCGCTCACACAACAGGGGGAGGCCTTCCGTGCTCATGCCGGCACGGCATATGCGGAATTGCAGCGCGGAATTGACACGTTGCGGAACGCCGGCGGTCCCGCGGGCGGCGCCTTCTCGATCGGGGCCCTGCCGACGGTCGCGGCCCGCATCATGCCTCAGGCAATGTTGCGGGCGAAAGCCCTGGGTCTTGCCGCCGCCGTCACCATCGATGCTGGACCGAACGGCTGGCTGCTCGATCAGCTGAAGCAGAGCCGGCTTGATCTGGTGGTGGGCCGGCTCGCCGAGCCGCAGGCCATGCTCGGTCTCGCCTTCGAGCATCTTTATTCCGAGCCCATCGTGTTCGTGACGCGGCCCGGGCACCCGTTGGCCATCGGTCAGTCCGTTGGAATGGCCGAAATCGCGCGATACACTTTGCTCGTGCCGTCGAAGGGCTCGATCATTCGTCCCGAAATCGACAGGCTCTTCATCCTGGAAGGCATAGCCCGCGTCGATGATGCCATCGAGACCGTGGATCCCTCCTTCGGCCGGGCCTTCACGCGCGCCAGCGATGCGGTGTGGATCATCTCCCACGGCGTCGTCGCCGGCGATCTGACTGAAGGAAATCTGGTGCGCGTGCCGGTGACCACAACAATTTCCGGCGGGCCGGTGGGTCTCACCACCCGCGCCGGCGTTCCCCTTTCGCCTGCCGGTCAGATCCTGGTTGGCGCCATCCGCGAAACCGCGCGTGGTCTTTGA